The Halalkalibacter krulwichiae genome has a segment encoding these proteins:
- a CDS encoding Rad52/Rad22 family DNA repair protein — MSDQSQIMKRLQEPFPYSDIEWRVGSTTKDKTKGLALAYVTNRAIQNRLDDIFGPFGWKNEYKEWKGSSQLCGISIKHEGEWITKWDGASDSNQEAVKGGLSDSMKRAAYQWGIGRYLYKIPQMWCELKPIGKSYALKKNPALPAWALPKGNQEDASQSELISPPIEEEPTMATDQQKENIKGTIIELSAMRNTDVNNIYQALNMPPLEQVTYKQAEAALKTLEKWFKQAQQKAEQS; from the coding sequence ATGAGTGACCAAAGTCAAATCATGAAACGATTACAAGAACCATTTCCATACTCGGATATTGAATGGAGAGTTGGCAGTACTACAAAGGATAAAACGAAAGGGTTGGCTCTTGCTTATGTAACAAATAGAGCTATTCAAAACCGTTTAGATGACATCTTTGGTCCGTTCGGTTGGAAGAATGAGTACAAGGAGTGGAAAGGTAGTTCGCAATTGTGCGGAATATCAATTAAGCATGAAGGAGAATGGATCACCAAATGGGATGGTGCGAGTGATTCTAATCAGGAAGCAGTTAAAGGTGGATTATCTGATAGTATGAAACGTGCTGCTTACCAGTGGGGCATAGGGCGTTATCTATATAAAATCCCTCAAATGTGGTGCGAGCTTAAACCTATTGGTAAGTCATATGCGTTAAAGAAAAATCCGGCATTGCCAGCATGGGCGCTACCTAAGGGGAATCAAGAAGATGCGAGCCAAAGTGAATTGATCTCACCACCAATTGAAGAGGAACCTACAATGGCCACTGATCAACAAAAAGAAAATATTAAGGGAACAATCATCGAGTTATCAGCAATGAGAAATACAGATGTTAATAACATTTACCAGGCTTTAAATATGCCTCCACTAGAGCAAGTAACATACAAACAGGCGGAAGCAGCATTAAAAACTTTGGAGAAATGGTTCAAACAGGCTCAGCAAAAGGCTGAACAATCATAA
- a CDS encoding helix-turn-helix domain-containing protein produces MAKKRVKSLKQLSELINYDYAKIVQFNNYNQNKIDPILITKLCEFFGCTLKDLLFLYEGDDGTNDGFPKKRKCS; encoded by the coding sequence ATGGCTAAGAAGCGAGTCAAATCTCTGAAACAATTGAGTGAATTGATCAACTACGATTACGCAAAGATAGTTCAATTCAACAATTACAACCAGAACAAAATTGACCCAATTCTTATCACGAAACTTTGTGAGTTTTTCGGATGTACTCTTAAAGACCTTCTCTTCTTGTATGAAGGAGATGATGGGACAAACGATGGTTTCCCAAAAAAAAGAAAATGTTCTTAG
- a CDS encoding host-nuclease inhibitor Gam family protein — MNALERIEIEELEEMELTEEAKERFKITDLDSLNWAFRKIAALNEQKKEAQELAKAEMERIKTWLDGEEKPVNNSISFFEGLIKLYHMEQLDKDPKAKTLKTPYGKSKSTTSKAQPDQQDKEKLLAYVKDSGLTDLIKEEVKWGDLKKTLKVVEIDGKQVVVDGDGQLVEGASVKPADTSYKVEV; from the coding sequence ATGAACGCATTAGAACGTATTGAAATCGAAGAATTAGAGGAAATGGAGCTTACAGAGGAAGCGAAGGAACGCTTTAAGATCACCGATTTAGATTCACTCAACTGGGCATTCCGCAAGATCGCTGCTTTAAATGAGCAAAAGAAAGAAGCACAAGAACTCGCTAAGGCAGAAATGGAGCGTATTAAAACTTGGCTAGATGGTGAAGAGAAGCCGGTTAATAATTCTATCTCTTTCTTTGAAGGATTAATCAAACTCTATCACATGGAGCAGTTAGATAAGGATCCGAAAGCTAAAACACTGAAAACACCTTACGGCAAGTCGAAAAGTACCACTAGTAAAGCTCAACCGGATCAGCAAGATAAGGAAAAGTTACTCGCTTATGTAAAAGACTCTGGACTTACTGACTTAATCAAAGAAGAGGTCAAGTGGGGAGATTTGAAAAAGACTCTTAAGGTAGTAGAGATCGATGGCAAGCAAGTAGTTGTCGATGGAGACGGTCAATTGGTTGAAGGAGCTTCCGTTAAGCCAGCCGATACTAGTTATAAGGTTGAAGTTTAA
- a CDS encoding DUF2513 domain-containing protein — MKLNHDCVRHALLELEEKMEFLQNLTLTDIKEFESFHKYGEEDFIYSLLKLKDAGYIVAEYDEYYDQSYDMEIKAITWDGHSFLDNIRDPIIWKKVKGVSGKLASVSIPFLSKLAWHAVTNYFSLSD, encoded by the coding sequence ATGAAACTTAACCACGATTGTGTTCGTCATGCTTTGTTGGAACTTGAAGAAAAAATGGAATTTCTTCAAAATTTAACTTTAACTGACATAAAAGAGTTTGAATCGTTCCACAAGTATGGCGAAGAAGACTTTATCTACTCATTATTAAAACTAAAAGACGCGGGTTACATTGTTGCCGAGTACGACGAATATTACGACCAATCCTATGACATGGAAATCAAAGCAATCACTTGGGACGGCCATTCGTTCTTGGATAACATTCGAGATCCGATAATATGGAAGAAAGTTAAAGGCGTTTCCGGTAAGCTTGCATCAGTTTCAATTCCGTTCTTATCAAAACTAGCTTGGCACGCCGTGACAAATTATTTTTCTTTGTCTGATTGA
- a CDS encoding helix-turn-helix domain-containing protein gives MIMKNRLKILMAERGINSVSELHRMIQEQGHTMSRRTLDKFARNENNQVHYDTLITLCQVLNCQIHELLIIQEESND, from the coding sequence ATGATTATGAAAAATCGCTTAAAAATATTAATGGCAGAAAGAGGAATCAACAGCGTTTCCGAGTTGCATCGTATGATCCAAGAACAAGGACATACAATGAGCCGTCGTACACTTGATAAGTTTGCTCGTAACGAGAATAACCAAGTTCATTACGATACTTTAATCACTTTGTGCCAGGTACTTAATTGCCAAATCCATGAGCTATTAATCATCCAAGAGGAATCTAATGATTAA
- a CDS encoding HNH endonuclease signature motif containing protein, producing MGKQCRVDGCYKDVVGLGYCSMHYTRLKRYNDPLFPGLNGGNRPKKIKFKEVEGCFVLTSHKLNSGGYSEIRIRGITKKVHRHVYEQCFGEIPEGLVVRHKCDNPSCVNPEHLEIGTQKDNVRDMMLRNRHVKGSKKSASKLKETDVINIKRLLKKGCTNVYIASLYKVHNSVISEIKHKKIWTHVEVVN from the coding sequence ATGGGAAAACAATGCCGAGTTGATGGTTGTTATAAGGATGTTGTCGGTCTTGGTTATTGTTCAATGCATTACACGCGACTAAAAAGGTATAACGATCCACTTTTTCCGGGATTGAATGGTGGTAATAGACCTAAGAAAATCAAATTCAAAGAAGTGGAAGGTTGTTTTGTCTTAACCTCTCATAAATTGAACTCTGGTGGTTATTCGGAAATTAGGATAAGAGGAATTACTAAAAAGGTACACCGCCACGTTTATGAACAATGTTTTGGAGAAATACCTGAGGGTTTGGTTGTTAGGCACAAATGTGACAATCCATCTTGCGTTAATCCTGAACATTTAGAAATAGGAACTCAAAAAGATAATGTTCGTGACATGATGTTGAGAAATAGGCACGTTAAGGGTTCTAAAAAATCTGCGAGTAAGTTGAAAGAAACAGACGTTATAAATATTAAAAGGTTATTAAAAAAGGGATGCACTAATGTTTATATCGCTAGTTTATATAAAGTTCATAATAGCGTGATATCCGAAATAAAACATAAAAAAATATGGACACATGTCGAGGTGGTAAATTAA
- a CDS encoding HNH endonuclease, which yields MRLDQQPVRAVPKVTRKPNRKKKKVELYKGVKVPSRKARGQIDKKNYDKAMEKYEYQCAECGISVGLEMHHIVFRSDSGRKGWRNLVPLCKLHHDFCHEKFPNKELRETYSGWYADMWREKHEMLYGPFFAADKYDLWKAGLIPNCTDQAFDSFMDWEEVKACDSLGR from the coding sequence GTGAGATTGGACCAGCAACCTGTTAGAGCAGTACCTAAAGTGACAAGGAAGCCGAATCGGAAGAAAAAGAAGGTTGAACTATACAAGGGTGTTAAGGTGCCTTCTAGAAAAGCACGAGGGCAGATCGATAAAAAGAATTACGACAAAGCGATGGAAAAATACGAATACCAATGTGCGGAATGCGGAATATCTGTAGGTTTAGAAATGCATCACATTGTATTCAGAAGCGATTCAGGGCGAAAAGGATGGAGAAATCTCGTGCCTCTCTGTAAACTGCATCATGACTTCTGTCACGAGAAATTTCCGAATAAGGAATTGCGGGAGACTTACTCTGGTTGGTACGCGGATATGTGGAGAGAGAAGCATGAAATGTTATATGGACCATTCTTTGCAGCTGATAAATATGACCTCTGGAAAGCGGGGTTAATTCCAAATTGTACAGACCAGGCATTCGATAGTTTCATGGATTGGGAAGAGGTGAAAGCTTGTGACTCGCTGGGTCGTTGA
- a CDS encoding BH0509 family protein gives MNKSFMIFVIVGRSRWSEEALMQKTDEEIEKIYNDVMEKEEANGTNQK, from the coding sequence ATGAACAAAAGCTTTATGATCTTTGTCATAGTAGGTCGGTCGAGATGGTCAGAAGAAGCTCTTATGCAGAAGACGGATGAAGAAATAGAAAAGATCTATAACGACGTAATGGAAAAGGAAGAAGCAAATGGCACGAATCAGAAGTAA
- a CDS encoding ImmA/IrrE family metallo-endopeptidase, with amino-acid sequence MRFANIREQALEKRYKELGIQTPYDLSIDNLSSLFKIKVIYHEDESECFYDDNCALMYLDSRVPQEYIRLDFFHEMSHFTQHVGDQRYMNVEFEKLQETQAHWISMYLSMPRYIFEPIMNDVRSIRALVDIFELPESMIRERVRIIRQQNKTEAFYSEQQQREQDRINRSLQKGKVYKSTIAILDQLKRQVGEENLSYDVKNLLR; translated from the coding sequence GTGCGCTTTGCGAATATCAGAGAACAAGCATTAGAAAAACGTTATAAAGAACTAGGGATCCAAACCCCTTATGATTTATCAATTGATAATTTATCCTCTCTTTTTAAAATTAAAGTTATTTATCACGAAGACGAAAGTGAATGTTTTTATGATGATAACTGTGCCTTGATGTACTTAGATTCAAGGGTTCCACAAGAATACATCAGGTTAGACTTTTTTCACGAAATGTCTCATTTTACTCAGCATGTTGGAGATCAAAGATATATGAATGTTGAGTTTGAAAAACTCCAGGAAACTCAAGCGCACTGGATTTCTATGTATCTTTCTATGCCAAGGTATATTTTCGAACCTATTATGAATGATGTTAGATCGATAAGAGCATTAGTAGATATATTTGAACTACCTGAATCTATGATCAGGGAACGAGTTCGAATTATAAGGCAACAAAATAAAACAGAAGCCTTTTATTCAGAACAACAACAACGAGAACAAGATCGAATTAACCGATCGCTTCAAAAAGGGAAAGTATATAAGTCAACAATAGCAATCTTAGATCAATTAAAGAGACAAGTTGGAGAGGAGAATTTAAGCTATGACGTTAAAAATTTACTACGATGA
- a CDS encoding phage replisome organizer N-terminal domain-containing protein has translation MAEVKWIKLSTQMFDDEKIRLIEQMPEADTILIIWVKLLAQAGKTNASGYIYLSETIPYTEEMLSTIFNRSLPIVRLAISTFQQFGMIEVSDDNFISIANWDKHQSVTGLDKIREQNRKRVAEHRKKKKELGCNVTGNGDVTDIEEDLDKNKKENKDIPFVEIVNYLNDTASKNYRYSTKKTKDLIKARWNEGFTLNDFKRVIDIKCKEWLNNPEMNNYLRPETLFGTKFEGYLNQKEGVPSASVEPNYDGYNFDKELPQNF, from the coding sequence ATGGCAGAAGTAAAGTGGATCAAGCTATCTACTCAGATGTTTGATGATGAAAAAATCCGGTTGATCGAACAAATGCCAGAAGCCGACACAATCTTAATCATATGGGTGAAGCTTTTAGCGCAAGCAGGAAAGACAAACGCTTCTGGATATATTTACCTAAGTGAGACAATTCCTTACACAGAAGAGATGCTTTCTACGATCTTTAATCGTTCATTACCTATAGTGCGATTGGCAATTTCTACCTTTCAGCAGTTTGGAATGATTGAAGTTTCTGACGATAATTTCATTTCAATTGCTAACTGGGATAAGCACCAATCCGTTACTGGGCTTGATAAAATCCGAGAACAGAACAGAAAAAGAGTTGCTGAACATAGGAAAAAGAAAAAGGAATTAGGATGTAACGTTACAGGTAACGGTGATGTAACCGACATAGAAGAAGATTTAGATAAGAATAAGAAAGAGAATAAAGATATACCTTTTGTCGAGATAGTAAACTATCTCAACGATACAGCTTCTAAAAATTATCGTTATTCCACTAAGAAAACGAAAGACCTGATAAAAGCTAGATGGAATGAAGGTTTTACACTAAATGACTTCAAGAGAGTTATTGATATCAAGTGTAAAGAGTGGCTAAACAATCCTGAAATGAACAACTATCTTCGCCCGGAGACTTTATTCGGTACTAAGTTTGAAGGATATTTAAATCAAAAGGAGGGTGTACCAAGTGCAAGCGTTGAGCCTAATTATGACGGATACAACTTCGACAAGGAACTTCCCCAAAATTTCTAG
- a CDS encoding ATP-binding protein: MQALSLIMTDTTSTRNFPKISSERCQGIQNGQACNRFLFIIDGKKTCPACDVFAEENRKLEDASIQAWHRKETDKTMAVFNQESLVNERLKKVTFESYEPLNPVLEKAKRAMIRYAENFSKDNPVPLILKGEYGLGKSHLAYATAKEIAKKGYTCIFISVPKLLTKIKGSYDRGSETSELELLEALEKVDCLVLDDIGAEQTKLTREGEVSWSTSKLFEIIDARIGKHTIFTTNLDDNQMKKHLGPRNFSRLMEDVHPIKLIGEDYRLRRFKD; encoded by the coding sequence GTGCAAGCGTTGAGCCTAATTATGACGGATACAACTTCGACAAGGAACTTCCCCAAAATTTCTAGTGAACGTTGCCAAGGTATTCAGAATGGACAAGCTTGCAACAGATTCTTATTCATCATAGATGGCAAGAAAACGTGTCCTGCTTGTGACGTATTCGCAGAAGAAAATAGGAAGTTAGAAGATGCAAGTATTCAGGCATGGCACAGAAAAGAAACGGATAAAACAATGGCGGTCTTTAATCAAGAGAGTTTAGTCAATGAGAGATTAAAGAAAGTGACATTTGAAAGCTATGAACCTTTGAATCCTGTTCTTGAAAAAGCCAAGCGAGCAATGATCCGCTATGCTGAGAATTTTTCGAAAGATAATCCGGTTCCACTCATTCTTAAGGGTGAGTATGGACTGGGAAAAAGTCATCTAGCCTATGCAACAGCAAAAGAGATTGCAAAGAAAGGTTATACATGCATCTTTATTAGCGTCCCCAAGCTTTTAACAAAAATTAAAGGTTCATACGACAGGGGTTCAGAAACGTCTGAATTAGAGTTACTTGAAGCGTTAGAAAAGGTTGATTGCTTAGTTTTGGATGATATCGGTGCGGAACAAACGAAATTGACAAGAGAAGGGGAAGTATCTTGGTCAACATCTAAGCTATTTGAAATCATAGACGCGCGGATCGGGAAGCACACAATATTCACTACTAACTTAGATGATAATCAGATGAAAAAGCACCTGGGGCCAAGAAACTTTAGTCGGCTAATGGAAGATGTTCATCCTATTAAATTGATTGGTGAAGATTATAGATTAAGAAGATTTAAAGATTAG
- a CDS encoding helix-turn-helix transcriptional regulator, whose product MELVKRNWLAELRNDIGLTQEAVAKMAKIERSTYTKAENGYPVRVKTAKSIASVLGVNWTLFFDNNCDLKGQRDVVNHN is encoded by the coding sequence GTGGAACTCGTTAAAAGAAATTGGTTAGCTGAACTACGAAATGACATTGGTCTAACTCAAGAAGCAGTAGCCAAAATGGCTAAGATAGAGCGTTCGACTTACACGAAAGCTGAAAATGGTTATCCTGTTAGAGTAAAAACCGCAAAGTCTATAGCAAGTGTTCTTGGTGTAAATTGGACCCTTTTTTTTGATAATAATTGTGATTTAAAAGGACAAAGAGATGTTGTGAATCACAATTAG
- a CDS encoding helix-turn-helix domain-containing protein, giving the protein MKFKSVEDYPIILKVGDIAEIIGVSDRSAYEIMERPDFPLIRIGRQKRVQREAFFGWLEAQSKLKKEA; this is encoded by the coding sequence ATGAAGTTTAAATCGGTGGAGGACTATCCCATCATCCTAAAAGTTGGTGATATCGCTGAGATTATTGGTGTTTCTGATCGCTCAGCTTACGAAATTATGGAAAGACCCGATTTCCCTTTAATTAGAATTGGTCGTCAGAAAAGAGTTCAAAGGGAAGCGTTCTTTGGTTGGTTAGAAGCTCAGTCCAAACTTAAAAAGGAGGCTTAA
- a CDS encoding dUTP diphosphatase produces MNLQRLFEKQRELKEKIDYEGIDKYEKLTLAFIVEMGECANDWRGFKYWSRNTEPKETLLEEYVDGLHFALEKGIELLDSEEIMMLPSYSNMAIEKKRNVTEQFKMIILAAIQLEVLREESSSYLDEEYTVFLEVFLGLGEMLGFTWEQIERGYLDKNKVNHARQESGY; encoded by the coding sequence ATGAATCTTCAGCGCTTATTCGAGAAACAGAGAGAATTAAAAGAGAAAATCGATTATGAAGGAATTGACAAGTACGAGAAATTGACGTTGGCTTTCATTGTTGAAATGGGTGAATGTGCTAATGATTGGCGTGGGTTCAAGTATTGGAGTCGAAATACAGAACCTAAAGAAACTCTTCTTGAAGAGTATGTAGACGGGTTACATTTCGCTTTAGAAAAAGGTATTGAATTGTTAGATTCAGAAGAAATCATGATGTTGCCCTCTTACTCCAATATGGCAATTGAGAAAAAAAGGAATGTAACAGAACAATTCAAAATGATTATATTAGCTGCTATACAGTTAGAGGTATTACGTGAAGAATCTTCTTCATATTTAGATGAGGAATACACCGTATTTTTAGAGGTTTTCTTAGGTCTTGGAGAAATGCTTGGCTTCACATGGGAGCAGATCGAACGAGGTTATTTAGATAAAAACAAGGTGAATCACGCAAGGCAAGAAAGCGGGTATTAG
- a CDS encoding site-specific integrase, translated as MKGYFRKRGDKWSFTVDVGKDPSTGKRIQKTRSGFKTKKEAQAKANELIHQFNQGVTFESKDVLISDFMDHWLNSVAKHRVKDSTFVNYKRAVVKRIVPRFGKIKLTELKLHHGQEYVNELIEDGLSERYIEYVFTVFGSAMKYALKSNLVLKHPFDYLELPRPRRKTMNTWSPSELKKFVLFAKMENPFYYIPLLLAAHTGMRRSEFLGLKWEDIDFERNKITVNRAIIYNEEKKQFTFSDLKTNSSYRQISIDDNLISELRKHLVKQKEMKLLMGGGYDDWGLVSCREDGKPIYGRQLAHVMDRVAKKAELPKIRIHDLRHTHATVLLKYGVNPKVVAERLGHSSIKMTLDVYSHVTNDMQEDTAKIIGNALSF; from the coding sequence ATGAAAGGTTATTTCCGGAAGCGCGGGGATAAGTGGTCCTTCACTGTAGATGTAGGTAAGGATCCGAGTACAGGAAAACGAATCCAAAAGACTCGTTCCGGTTTTAAAACAAAAAAAGAAGCTCAAGCAAAAGCCAATGAGCTCATTCATCAGTTTAACCAAGGTGTTACATTTGAAAGTAAAGATGTTTTAATTAGTGACTTTATGGATCACTGGTTAAATAGCGTTGCGAAGCATCGAGTAAAAGACAGCACGTTCGTCAACTACAAAAGGGCTGTAGTCAAACGAATCGTGCCGAGATTTGGAAAAATTAAGCTTACAGAATTAAAGCTACATCATGGACAAGAATATGTCAATGAACTGATAGAAGATGGTTTAAGCGAACGGTATATCGAGTATGTTTTTACCGTTTTCGGTTCTGCTATGAAATATGCGCTCAAGTCTAATCTTGTTTTGAAACATCCATTCGACTATCTTGAGTTACCGCGACCAAGAAGGAAAACCATGAACACCTGGAGTCCAAGCGAGTTAAAAAAGTTCGTACTTTTCGCTAAAATGGAGAATCCTTTTTATTACATCCCTCTTTTATTGGCAGCTCATACAGGGATGAGGAGAAGTGAGTTTTTAGGACTAAAATGGGAAGATATAGACTTCGAACGAAATAAAATCACCGTGAACCGAGCGATCATCTATAACGAGGAAAAAAAGCAATTCACTTTCTCCGATTTGAAAACAAACTCATCCTATAGACAGATTTCAATAGACGATAACTTAATCAGTGAATTAAGAAAACACTTGGTAAAGCAAAAAGAAATGAAGTTGCTTATGGGTGGCGGGTATGATGATTGGGGGTTGGTCTCTTGTCGAGAGGATGGAAAACCTATTTACGGTAGACAGTTAGCTCATGTTATGGATCGAGTCGCCAAAAAAGCAGAATTACCTAAGATACGTATTCACGATCTCAGGCACACTCATGCAACTGTTCTCTTAAAATACGGAGTAAATCCAAAAGTGGTCGCCGAACGACTAGGTCACTCATCTATAAAAATGACGCTAGATGTTTATTCGCACGTGACCAATGATATGCAAGAAGACACCGCCAAAATTATCGGCAATGCCCTCTCTTTTTAG
- the thyX gene encoding FAD-dependent thymidylate synthase, translating into MQVIMIAHTQLSKSFRDYLFDRISLYLGQEGQQIALTAIRTCYSANKPSEIVTKEGHKYFGEKATDGEKGTEADRLIRQIVHSKHLSTLEHLTFTFAVEDVSRALLAQLTRHRVGFSYSAQSQRYVKLGSGDRSGGFDNVKPATIGESIVPKYQYMTDNGWKDYTANDVFDQAMRDAQNAYDKLRSAGVPAEDARAVLPNAATTNLVMTANLRALLDFYSKRKPGNGAQGKIAQLAVALKDEVIKVEPWTESFFN; encoded by the coding sequence ATGCAAGTAATAATGATAGCGCACACTCAATTAAGTAAAAGTTTCCGGGATTATCTATTCGATAGAATATCGCTCTATTTGGGTCAAGAGGGGCAACAAATCGCTTTAACAGCTATTCGGACGTGCTATTCAGCTAACAAGCCGAGTGAGATAGTGACGAAAGAAGGTCATAAGTATTTTGGTGAAAAAGCAACCGACGGCGAAAAGGGGACGGAAGCCGATCGCCTGATTCGTCAGATCGTTCACAGTAAGCATTTAAGTACGTTGGAGCATTTAACTTTTACATTCGCTGTTGAGGACGTATCCAGAGCCTTGTTGGCGCAATTGACTCGTCATAGAGTGGGTTTCTCCTACTCTGCGCAATCTCAGCGCTATGTAAAACTCGGGAGCGGCGATCGGAGCGGAGGTTTCGATAATGTTAAGCCTGCCACGATCGGAGAAAGTATTGTTCCTAAATACCAATATATGACTGATAACGGATGGAAAGATTATACCGCGAACGATGTTTTCGACCAAGCTATGAGAGATGCTCAAAACGCTTATGATAAATTGCGTAGCGCTGGCGTTCCTGCCGAAGATGCTCGTGCGGTCCTACCTAATGCAGCTACTACTAATCTAGTAATGACAGCTAACCTAAGAGCGTTGTTGGACTTTTACTCTAAAAGAAAGCCAGGTAATGGAGCGCAGGGCAAAATCGCTCAACTTGCTGTAGCTTTAAAAGATGAGGTTATTAAGGTAGAGCCTTGGACAGAATCATTCTTTAATTAG
- the ssb gene encoding single-stranded DNA-binding protein, with the protein MNRSIIVGRLTRDPELRYSGQGVAVCNFTVAVNRPFDKEKADFINVVCFKKTAENVANYLKKGSLAGVDGRIQTRSYDNNEGRRVFITEVVAESVQFLESRGNGGGQQQQSNQQQNNYPDPFANDGQPIDISDDDLPFG; encoded by the coding sequence GTGAATAGATCAATTATTGTCGGTCGTCTTACTAGAGATCCAGAACTTAGATATTCCGGGCAGGGGGTTGCCGTGTGTAACTTTACGGTTGCTGTTAATCGCCCTTTTGATAAAGAAAAAGCGGATTTTATTAATGTAGTTTGCTTCAAAAAGACTGCTGAAAATGTAGCAAACTACTTGAAAAAAGGTAGCTTAGCAGGGGTAGACGGACGGATTCAAACAAGGAGTTATGACAATAACGAAGGACGCAGAGTTTTTATTACAGAAGTTGTAGCAGAAAGTGTGCAGTTCTTAGAGTCTCGTGGAAATGGTGGAGGTCAACAGCAGCAATCGAATCAGCAGCAAAATAATTACCCAGATCCATTCGCTAATGATGGACAACCGATAGATATCTCAGATGATGACTTGCCGTTTGGATAA
- a CDS encoding phage antirepressor KilAC domain-containing protein produces the protein MNELITTNHNDDGEIIISGRELHEFLEVKTDYKDWFPRMVTYGFEEGLDFSSFLSESTGGRPKRDHHIKLDMAKEIAMIQRTEKGKQARQYFLQLEKMWNSPEMVMKRALQYADQKVLEMKLEIEKQRPKVLYAEAVTVSKDTVLVKDLAATLKQKGIDIGEKRLFEWLRENGYLCKKKGEMRNMPTQKSLDLEIIAIKHGLRTGSDGEMKKTRTPKITGKGQIYFINKFLDTRKEA, from the coding sequence ATGAATGAATTAATTACCACTAACCACAATGATGATGGTGAAATCATAATTAGTGGTCGTGAATTGCATGAGTTTCTAGAAGTCAAAACCGATTATAAAGATTGGTTTCCTCGAATGGTAACTTATGGGTTTGAAGAGGGTTTAGACTTTAGCTCATTTTTGAGCGAAAGTACAGGAGGAAGACCAAAACGCGATCACCATATAAAACTTGATATGGCGAAAGAGATTGCGATGATCCAGCGAACTGAAAAAGGGAAGCAAGCCAGACAATATTTCTTGCAGTTAGAAAAAATGTGGAATAGCCCTGAAATGGTTATGAAACGAGCATTGCAATATGCTGATCAGAAAGTTCTTGAGATGAAGCTAGAGATTGAAAAGCAACGTCCCAAGGTTCTTTATGCGGAAGCTGTCACCGTTTCGAAGGATACAGTGTTAGTGAAAGATTTAGCTGCGACATTAAAGCAAAAAGGAATCGACATTGGTGAGAAGCGCTTATTCGAGTGGTTAAGAGAAAATGGCTATTTATGCAAAAAGAAAGGCGAAATGCGCAATATGCCAACTCAGAAATCATTAGATCTCGAAATCATTGCCATTAAGCACGGTTTGCGTACTGGATCGGATGGAGAAATGAAGAAGACGAGAACTCCAAAAATCACTGGAAAAGGTCAGATTTATTTTATAAACAAGTTTTTAGACACACGAAAAGAAGCCTAA
- a CDS encoding helix-turn-helix domain-containing protein, with translation MEFKDRLKLCRNNKKITQEKLAEKLGIKRPTYAKYETGENLPDITMLNKLADFFEVSTDYLLGRTDQTTPISFAAKDGYSKREKTDDETERLQKKFNEFLKWQKQQKND, from the coding sequence ATGGAATTTAAAGATCGCTTAAAATTGTGTAGGAACAACAAGAAAATCACCCAAGAAAAGTTAGCAGAAAAACTGGGGATTAAAAGGCCGACATATGCTAAATATGAAACAGGTGAAAATCTACCTGATATTACTATGTTAAATAAACTCGCTGACTTCTTTGAGGTTTCAACCGATTATTTATTGGGAAGAACAGATCAAACTACACCTATTAGTTTTGCAGCTAAGGACGGATACTCTAAAAGAGAAAAGACAGATGACGAAACCGAGCGACTCCAAAAGAAATTCAACGAGTTTTTAAAGTGGCAAAAACAACAAAAAAACGATTAA